In one Populus nigra chromosome 12, ddPopNigr1.1, whole genome shotgun sequence genomic region, the following are encoded:
- the LOC133669679 gene encoding TMV resistance protein N-like produces the protein MASMPIESLSSSPPSSSTHGWTYDVFLSFRGADTRNNFASHLFAALHHAGFYVFLDDNDLPRDEDSPHIKAIQESRICIVIFSRRYASSRWCLEELVEILQCKRTSGQVVLPVFYKVDSSDVQEQKGVFSKAFDRHEEIFKDKLETVKRWREALEEAGKLPGWHHNGNGTQVELVEKVVEDVKKHLKTEELLDVGDNSSITQELLDDGDPSSIVREIIGWTLLMTNLILEIVSAVFDQLGYALTGMVLAFIALLLAGIEFYMARKEARNEKTLLPNFHRDTLPSGRAFGTISEVFGLFGAVWQCFYSTVEYVYARQKKDNPIKMCLLPFIFVLCVFIYKLTKER, from the exons ATGGCTTCCATGCCCATTGAGTCTCTGTCTTCTTCTCCGCCGTCTTCTTCTACACATGGATGGACCTATGATGTGTTTCTCAGTTTCAGAGGAGCAGATACTCGCAACAATTTTGCAAGTCACCTTTTCGCTGCCTTACACCACGCAGGGTTCTATGTCTTTCTGGACGATAACGATCTTCCTCGAGATGAAGATTCCCCCCACATTAAGGCAATTCAAGAATCAAGGATTTGTATAGTCATCTTCTCCCGACGCTATGCTTCCTCCAGGTGGTGTCTTGAAGAACTCGTGGAGATTCTCCAGTGCAAACGTACCTCTGGACAAGTTGTTCTTCCAGTTTTCTATAAGGTAGATTCTTCAGATGTTCAAGAACAGAAAGGTGTTTTCTCCAAAGCTTTTGACAGGCACGAAGAAATATTTAAGGACAAATTGGAGACGGTGAAAAGGTGGAGAGAAGCTCTTGAGGAAGCTGGAAAACTACCTGGATGGCATCACAATGGGAATGG TACTCAAGTGGAGCTTGTGGAAAAGGTTGTCGAAGATGTGAAGAAACACCTAAAG ACAGAAGAACTGCTGGATGTTGGAGACAATTCATCTATT ACACAAGAGCTGCTGGATGATGGAGACCCTTCATCTATTGTAAGA GAAATAATAGGATGGACATTGCTGATGACAAACTTAATTCTAGAGATCGTATCAGCGGTTTTTGACCAGCTAGGTTATGCATTAACTGGGATGGTGTTGGCATTTATAGCTCTGCTTCTTGCTGGCATTGAATTTTACATGGCTCGAAAGGAAGCAAGGAATGAGAAGACCCTATTGCCCAATTTTCATCGCGATACTTTACCATCTGGAAGAGCTTTTGGCACTATTTCTGAggtttttggattgtttggtGCAGTTTGGCAATGTTTTTACTCAACAGTAGAGTATGTATATGCTCGTCAAAAGAAAGATAATCCCATCAAAATGTGTCTTCTGCCTTTTATCTTTGTATTATGTGTGTTCATCTATAAATTAACTAAGGAAAGGTAG